The following are from one region of the Cynocephalus volans isolate mCynVol1 chromosome 17, mCynVol1.pri, whole genome shotgun sequence genome:
- the TEX48 gene encoding testis-expressed protein 48, which translates to MADKTKVAASHQNLVSKIFCLCCNDCQEPYAIDDSKVPSQTQDHQPSTHGLQLQKDERTRQNPKHTKAASCLPAGQPLIHPEKRSSSSSTEFEDLTTHYSQRNFYKRNLNRYSQEHWPFQPCLIGRP; encoded by the exons CTTCCCACCAAAACCTGGTCTCAAAGATCTTCTGTTTATGCTGCAATGACTGTCAGGAGCCTTATGCTATCGATGACTCCAAGGTTCCCAGTCAAACCCAAGATCATCAGCCATCAACTCATG GTTTGCAGCTTCAGAAGGATGAACGTACAAGACAAAATCCCAAGCACACAAAGGCAGCCTCCTGCTTGCCTGCGGGACAACCCCTGATCCATCCAGAAAAGAGAAGTTCTTCCAGCAGCACTGAGTTTGAGG atctgaCTACACACTATTCCCAAAGAAACTTTTACAAGAGGAACCTAAACCGCTACTCTCAGGAGCACTGGCCCTTCCAGCCATGCCTCATTGGGAGACCCTGA